One segment of Vidua macroura isolate BioBank_ID:100142 chromosome 24, ASM2450914v1, whole genome shotgun sequence DNA contains the following:
- the GOLT1A gene encoding vesicle transport protein GOT1A — translation MVSLSDFQRIGVGLVGFGLFFLLFGILLYFDSVLLAFGNLLFLSGLVFIIGFRRTFTFFFQRPKLKGTSFFFGGLIVVLMRWPILGMLLEAYGFISLFRSFFPVAFGFLGSLANIPLLSQLLQKMGDSGSMV, via the exons ATGGTGTCCCTGAGCGACTTCCAGC GGATCGGAGTGGGCCTGGTCGGCTTCggcctcttcttcctcctctttgggATCCTCCTGTACTTCGACTCGGTGCTCCTGGCTTTTGGGAAC ctcctcttcctctccgGCTTGGTCTTCATCATCGGCTTCCGGAGGaccttcaccttcttcttccagCGGCCCAAGCTGAAGGGCACCAGCTTCTTCTTCGGGGGGCTCATCGTGGTCCTCATGAGGTGGCCGatcctggggatgctgctggaggCCTACGGCTTCATCTCCCTCTTCAg GAGCTTCTTCCCGGTGGCTTTCGGGTTTTTGGGCTCCCTGGCAAACATCCCCCTGCTGAGCCAG ctcctgcagaaaaTGGGGGACAGCGGCTCCATGGTGTGA
- the REN gene encoding renin: MAVAPSRRLQRCLLLLAVTCGATFVPSPAQALQRIALRRMPSIRQTLQEMGVKVREVFPELRRATRGGGDGPRNGTAPTLLTNYLDTQYFGEISIGTPAQTFKVVFDTGSANLWVPSYKCSPLYSACVSHSRYDSSKSRTYIANGTGFAIRYGTGSVKGVLSQDIVMVSDIPIIQVFAEATALPAFPFIFARFDGVLGMGYPSQAIDGITPVFDRILAQQILQEDAFSVYYSRASKNAPLKPGGEIILGGSDPAHYTGDFHYLNVSRSGFWQIRMKGVSVGAETLFCREGCLVAVDTGASYITGPAGPVSVLMKAIGATEVAEGEYVVDCEQVPQLPNISFHLGGKVYGLSGPAYVLRQSQYGEDVCVVAFSGLDIPPPAGPLWILGATFIGHYYTKFDRRHNRIGFATAR; the protein is encoded by the exons aTGGCGGTGGCACccagcaggaggctgcagcggtgcctgctgctcctggccgTCACCTGCGGCGCCACTTTTGTCCCCTCGCCAGCCCAGGCTTTGCAGAG gatCGCCCTGCGGAGGATGCCCTCCATCCGCCAGACGCTGCAGGAGATGGGGGTGAAGGTGCGGGAGGTGTTCCCGGAGCTGCGCCGGGCCACGCGCGGCGGAGGGGACGGTCCCCGCAACGGGACAGCTCCCACGCTCCTCACCAACTACCTGGAT acccaATATTTCGGCGAGATCAGCATCGGGACCCCCGCGCAGACCTTCAAGGTGGTCTTCGACACGGGCTCGGCCAACCTGTGGGTGCCATCCTACAAGTGCTCCCCCCTCTACAGCGCCTGTG tgtcccacagCCGCTACGACTCCTCCAAGTCGCGCACCTACATCGCCAACGGCACCGGCTTCGCCATCCGCTACGGCACCGGCAGCGTCAAAGGCGTCCTCAGCCAGGACATCGTCATG GTGTCGGACATCCCGATCATCCAGGTGTTCGCCGAGGCCACGGCGCTGCCCGCCTTCCCCTTCATCTTCGCCAGGTTCGACGGGGTGCTGGGCATGGGCTACCCCAGCCAGGCCATCGATGGCATCACGCCCGTCTTCGACCGGATCCTGGCGCAGCAGATCCTCCAGGAGGATGCGTTCTCCGTCTACTACAGCCG CGCTTCCAA GAATGCTCCCCTGAAACCCGGCGGGGAAATCATCCTGGGAGGCAGCGACCCGGCCCATTACACCGGCGACTTCCACTACCTGAACGTCAGCAGGAGCGGCTTCTGGCAGATCCGCATGAAGGg AGTGTCCGTAGGGGCCGAGACCCTGTTCTGCAGGGAAGGCTGCTTGGTGGCCGTGGACACCGGGGCCTCCTACATcaccggccccgccggccccgtGTCCGTGCTCATGAAAGCCATCGGGGCCACCGAGGTGGCCGAAGGAGAG TACGTGGTGGACTGCGAGCAGGTGCCTCAGCTGCCCAACATCTCCTTCCACCTGGGAGGGAAGGTCTACGGCCTCAGCGGCCCGGCCTACGTGCTGCGG CAATCCCAGTACGGCGAGGACGTGTGCGTGGTGGCTTTCTCCGGGCTGGACATCCCCCCTCCGGCCGGGCCCCTCTGGATCCTGGGCGCCACCTTCATCGGTCACTACTACACCAAATTCGACCGGCGCCACAACCGCATCGGCTTCGCCACCGCCCGCTGA
- the ETNK2 gene encoding ethanolamine kinase 2 isoform X1, with product MRVPAPGAGAGAAAAAGEAGGRRAGDSWLPNGGGSSPRPPAPRSPRHMGRGSGSAELAMAAAPARCPDCPGPERGGGGGTPAVPHLGIAVDEGDVLPGALRIVRRLRPAWEPATVKTKLFTDGITNKLVACYTDEGMADALLVRVYGRKTELLVDRETELRNFQVLRAHGCAPDLYCAFQNGLCYQFLPGIALGPDHVRDPHIFRLVAREMARVHAIHANGSLPRPILWQKLHKYLSLVKTELSPKVSDPSLPQDVPSPEALEQELAWMKETLSQLGSPVVLCHNDLLCKNIIYDRTRECVRFIDYEYTGYNYQAFDIGNHFNEFAGVKEVDYGLYPSKETQLQWLHSYLQAYKELTQGHPGDSQVSQEELETLYVQVNKFSLASHFLWACWGLIQDKYSTIDFNFLRYAKLRFKQYFKMKPVVTALQVPK from the exons ATGCGGGTCCCTGCTCCCGGTGCCGGtgcgggcgctgccgccgctgccggggAGGCGGGCGGGAGGCGGGCCGGTGACTCATGGCTTCCCAACGGCGGCGGCTCCTccccgcggccgccggccccgcgcagCCCCCGGCACATGGGCCGCGGCTCCGGCAGCGCGGAGCTGGCCATGGCCGCAGCGCCCGCCCGCTGCCCCGACTGCCCGGGGCCGGAgcgggggggcggcggcgggaccCCCGCCGTGCCGCACCTCGGCATTGCGGTGGACGAGGGGGACGTGCTGCCCGGGGCGCTGCGGATCGTGCGGCGGCTGAGACCCGCCTGGGAGCCGGCCACGGTGAAGACCAAG CTCTTCACTGATGGCATCACCAACAAGCTGGTGGCCTGCTACACGGACGAGGGCATGGCGGACGCGCTGCTGGTGCGGGTGTACGGCAGGAAAACCGAGCTGCTGGTGGACAGGGAGACGGAGCTGAGGAATTTCCAGGTGCTCCGAGCCCACGGCTGCGCCCCCGACCTCTACTGCGCCTTCCAGAACGGGCTCTGCTACCAATTCCTGCCGGGAATCGCGCTGGGTCCCGACCACGTGAGGGATCCCCACATCTTCAG GCTGGTGGCCCGGGAGATGGCCCGAGTCCACGCCATCCACGCCAACGGGAGCCTCCCCAGGCCCATCCTGTGGCAGAAGCTGCACAAATACCTCAGCCTGGTGAAGACGGAGCTCAGCCCAAAGGTATCCGACCCCAG CCTCCCGCAGGACGTGCCCAGCCCCGAGgcgctggagcaggagctggcctGGATGAAGGAGACGCTGTCGCAGCTGGGGTCCCCCGTGGTGCTGTGCCACAACGACCTCCTGTGCAAGAACATCATCTACGACAGGACGCGAG AGTGCGTGCGCTTCATCGACTACGAGTACACGGGGTACAACTACCAGGCCTTCGACATCGGGAACCACTTCAACGAGTTCGCAG gtgtgaAGGAGGTGGATTATGGCCTCTACCCCAGCAAGGAGACGCAGCTGCAGTGGCTGCACTCCTACCTGCAGGCCTACAAGGAGCTCACCCAGGGCCACCCAGGTGACAGCCAGGtgtcccaggaggagctggagacgCTCTACGTGCAAGTGAACAAGTTCTCCCTG GCCTCCCATTTCCTCTGGGCCTGCTGGGGCCTGATCCAGGATAAATATTCCACCATAGACTTTAATTTCTTACG ATATGCAAAGTTAAGGTTTAAACAATACTTCAAGATGAAGCCGGTGGTCACAGCCCTGCAGGTCCCCAAGTAG
- the ETNK2 gene encoding ethanolamine kinase 2 isoform X2, translated as MAAAPARCPDCPGPERGGGGGTPAVPHLGIAVDEGDVLPGALRIVRRLRPAWEPATVKTKLFTDGITNKLVACYTDEGMADALLVRVYGRKTELLVDRETELRNFQVLRAHGCAPDLYCAFQNGLCYQFLPGIALGPDHVRDPHIFRLVAREMARVHAIHANGSLPRPILWQKLHKYLSLVKTELSPKVSDPSLPQDVPSPEALEQELAWMKETLSQLGSPVVLCHNDLLCKNIIYDRTRECVRFIDYEYTGYNYQAFDIGNHFNEFAGVKEVDYGLYPSKETQLQWLHSYLQAYKELTQGHPGDSQVSQEELETLYVQVNKFSLVKDSQLSWLELPGGQHRGVAPPVQHPPAAIPRSSQEQPLEGTKIPPWSSPGLPFPLGLLGPDPG; from the exons ATGGCCGCAGCGCCCGCCCGCTGCCCCGACTGCCCGGGGCCGGAgcgggggggcggcggcgggaccCCCGCCGTGCCGCACCTCGGCATTGCGGTGGACGAGGGGGACGTGCTGCCCGGGGCGCTGCGGATCGTGCGGCGGCTGAGACCCGCCTGGGAGCCGGCCACGGTGAAGACCAAG CTCTTCACTGATGGCATCACCAACAAGCTGGTGGCCTGCTACACGGACGAGGGCATGGCGGACGCGCTGCTGGTGCGGGTGTACGGCAGGAAAACCGAGCTGCTGGTGGACAGGGAGACGGAGCTGAGGAATTTCCAGGTGCTCCGAGCCCACGGCTGCGCCCCCGACCTCTACTGCGCCTTCCAGAACGGGCTCTGCTACCAATTCCTGCCGGGAATCGCGCTGGGTCCCGACCACGTGAGGGATCCCCACATCTTCAG GCTGGTGGCCCGGGAGATGGCCCGAGTCCACGCCATCCACGCCAACGGGAGCCTCCCCAGGCCCATCCTGTGGCAGAAGCTGCACAAATACCTCAGCCTGGTGAAGACGGAGCTCAGCCCAAAGGTATCCGACCCCAG CCTCCCGCAGGACGTGCCCAGCCCCGAGgcgctggagcaggagctggcctGGATGAAGGAGACGCTGTCGCAGCTGGGGTCCCCCGTGGTGCTGTGCCACAACGACCTCCTGTGCAAGAACATCATCTACGACAGGACGCGAG AGTGCGTGCGCTTCATCGACTACGAGTACACGGGGTACAACTACCAGGCCTTCGACATCGGGAACCACTTCAACGAGTTCGCAG gtgtgaAGGAGGTGGATTATGGCCTCTACCCCAGCAAGGAGACGCAGCTGCAGTGGCTGCACTCCTACCTGCAGGCCTACAAGGAGCTCACCCAGGGCCACCCAGGTGACAGCCAGGtgtcccaggaggagctggagacgCTCTACGTGCAAGTGAACAAGTTCTCCCTG GTGAAAGATTCTCAGCTTTCCTGGCTGGAGCTGCCGGGAGGGCAGCACAGGGGGGTGGCACCCCCTGTTCAGCAtccccctgctgccatccctcgctccagccaggagcagcctctgGAGGGCACAAAAATCCCGCCGTGGTCCAGCCCCG GCCTCCCATTTCCTCTGGGCCTGCTGGGGCCTGATCCAGGATAA